The genomic DNA ACGCCATTCAGCATTACAGCAGGGGTAACCTGACGGTATACGGACCCCGGGAGACGGCCTCCATATTTTCCACCTACCCGGCCCCCTATCTGAGCATTAGGAATGGCTTTTTGGACCAGGTATGTACTAGTGGTAGAATTTGTCTGTTGTCTTCTGCCCCCAGTGATGCTGAGACACCCGGTGTCTGCCTTCTGCCTTGTAGGTGATGGGGACGGCCATGTTAATGATCGGGATCTTGGCCGTCTGTGATCCTAAAAACAAACCTGTCCCTAAAGGCCTGGAACCCATTGTCATTGGCATGTTGGTGTTTTCCATTGGACTGTCAATGGGAGCTAACTGTGGATACCCCATTAATCCAAGCCGGGATCTGGGGCCGCGGATCTTCACCTGTGTGGCCGGATGGGGAGCGGATGTCTTCAGGTGGGTCTGAGGGTGTGCGGATATTGGGGTCTCTGCTGGGGGAGTCTGATGATTGTACCCTTATTTCTTTTTCATGCAGAGCTGGTAACAACTggtggtgggtccccgtggtggCGCCATGTGTCGGGGGGCTTCTTGGCTCTTTTATCTACCAGTTGTTAGTGGCGATCCATCATCCCGTGGAAAATACAGATAACGAGCAGGTCATGAAGGGCGTCCCACCGGAGAAATGGAGAGAAATCCCAGTATACACCATCAATATGGACAATTCTCTGTCACACCAGTTATGAAACTTGgttggtctagggcagtgaaaggGTTCATTGTAAGCTCCCTGGAGATCTGAGGTAGCAAAAGGGTGTAATATAAATTacctggtggagtggggtcacggaAAATATCCATTTaagttccctggtggtctagggtagtgaaaGAGCTGCTGATGGTGGAGGGCAGGAGATGGATTCATTGTAAATTTACTGATGGGGTAATGAGTGGCTTATTGTATGGACCCTGGTGGTCTGGAGTAGTGAAAGGATTCATTGTATGTTCCCTGGAGGTCTGGAGTAGAGAGAGGATTCATTATATGTTCCCTGGTGGTCTGGAGTAGTGAAAGGATTCATTGTATGTTCCCTGGAGGTCTGGAATGGAGAGAGGATTCATTGTATGTTCCCTGGAGGTCTGGAGTAGAGAGAGGATTCATTATATGTTCCCTGGTGGTCTGGAGTAGTGAAAGGATTCATTGTATGTTCCCTGGAGGTCTGGAATGGAGAGAGGATTCATTGTATGTTCCCTGGAGGTCTGGAGTAGAGAGAGGATTCATTCTATGTTCCCTGGGGGTCTGGAGTAGAGAGAGGATTCATTCTATGTTCCCTGGAGGTCTGAAGTAGAGAGAGGATTCATTGTATGTTCCCTGGAGGTCTGGAGTAGATAGAGGATTCATTATATGTTCCCTGGAGGTCTGGAGTAGAGAGAGCATTCATTGTATGTTCCCTGGAGGTCTGGAGTAGAGAGAGCATTCATTGTATGTTCCCTGGAGGTCTGGAGTAGAGAGAGCATTCATTGTATGTTCCCTGGAGGTCTGGGGTAGAGAGAGGATTCATTGTATGTTCCCTGGAGGTCTGGAGTAGAGAGAGCATTCATTCTATGTTCCCTGGGGGTCTGGAGTAGAGAGAGGATTCATTCTATGTTCCCTGGAGGTCTGAAGTAGAGAGAGGATTCATTCTATGTTCCCTGGGGGTCTGGAGTAGAGAGAGGATTCATTCTATGTTCCCTGGAGGTCTGAAGTAGAGAGAGGATTCATTGTATGTTCCCTGGAGGTCTGGAGTAGAGAGAGCATTCATTGTATGTTCCCTGGAGGTCTGGAGTAGAGAGAGCATTCATTGTATGTTCCCTGGAGGTCTGGAGTAGAGAGAGGATTCATTGTATGTTCCCTGGAGGTCTGGAGTAGAGAGAGGATTCATTATATGTTCCCTGGAGGTCTGGAGTAGAGAGAGGATTCATTGTATGTTCCCTGGAGGTCTGGAGTAGAGAGAGGATTCATTGTATGTTCCCTGGGGTCTGGAGTAGAGAGAGGATTCATTGTATGTTCCCTGGAGGTCTGGAGTAGAGAGAGGATTCATTGTATGTTCCCTGGAGGTCTGGAGTAGAGAGAGGATTCATTATATGTTCCCTGGAGGTCTGGAGTAGAGAGAGCATTCATTGTATGTTCCCTGGAGGTCTGGAGTAGAGAGAGGATTCATTGTATGTTCCCTGGAGGTCTGGAGTAGAGAGAGGATTCATTATATGTTCCCTGGAGGTCTGGAGTAGAGAGAGCATTCATTGTATGTTCCCTGGGGGTCTGGAGTAGAGAGAGCATTCATTGTATGTTCCCTGGAGGTCTGGAGTAGAGAGAGGATTCATTGTATGTTCCCTGGAGGTCTGGAGTAGAGAGAGGATTCATTATATGTTCCCTGGAGGTCTGGAGTAGAGAGAGCATTCATTATATGTTCCCTGGAGGTCTGGAGTAGAGAAAGCATTCATTATATGTTCCCTGGGGGTCTGGAGTAGAGAGAGGATTCATTATATGTTCCCTGGAGGTCTGGAGTAGAGAGAGGATTCATTATATGTTCCCTGGAGGTCTGGAGTAGAGAGAGCATTCATTCTATGTTCCCTGGAGGTCTGGAGTAGATAGAGGATTCATTATATGTTTCCTGGAGGTCTGGAGTAGAGAGAGGATTCATTCTATGTTCCCTGGAGGTCTGGAGTAGATAGAGCATTCATTGTATGTTCCCTGGAGGTCTGGAGTAGAGAGAGCATTCATTGTATGTTCCCTGGAGGTCTGGGGTAGAGAGAGGATTCATTGTATGTTCCCTGGAGGTCTGGAGTAGAGAGAGCATTCATTCTATGTTCCCTGGAGGTCTGGAGTAGAGAGAGGATTCATTATATGTTCCCTGGAGGTCTGGAGTAGAGAGAGCATTCATTGTATGTTCCCTGGGGGTCTGGAGTAGAGAGAGCATTCATTGTATGTTCCCTGGAGGTCTGGAGTAGAGAGAGGATTCATTCTATGTTCCCTGGAGGTCTGAAGTAGAGAGAGGATTCATTGTATGTTCCCTGGGGGTCTGGAGTAGAGAGAGGATTCATTGTATGTTCCCTGGAGGTCTGGAGTAGAGAGAGGATTCATTGTATGTTCCCTGGAGGTCTGGAGTAGAGAGAGGATTCATTGTATGTTCCCTGGAGGTCTGGAGTAGAGAGAGCATTCATTATATGTTCGCTGGAGGTCTGGAGTAGAGAGAGGATTCATTATATGTTCCCTGGAGGTCTGGAGTAGAGAGAGCATTCATTGTATGTTCCCTGGAGGTCTGGGGTAGAGAGAGCATTCATTGTATGTTCCCTGGAGGTCTGGAGTAGAGAGAGGATTCATTGCATGTTCCCTGGAGGTCTGGAGTAGAGAGAGGATTCATTGTATGTTCCCTGGAGGTCTGGAGTAGAGAGAGCATTCATTCTATGTTCCCTGGAGGTCTGGGGTAGAGAGAGCATTCATTGTATGTTCCCTGGGGGTCTGGGGTAGAGAGAGGATTCATTGTATGTTCCCTGGAGGTCTGGAGTAGAGAGAATTCATTCTATGTTCCCTGGAGGTCTGGAGTAGAGAGAGGATTCATTGTATGTTCCCTGGAGGTCTGGGGTAGAGAGAGCATTCATTGTATGTTCCCTGGAGGTCTGGAGTAGAGAGAGCATTCATTGTATGTTCCCTGGAGGTCTGGAGTAGAGAGAGGATTCATTGTATGTTCCCTGGAGGTCTGGAGTAGATAGAGCATTCATTGTATGTTCCCTGGAGGTCTGGAGTAGAGAGAGCATTCATTCTACGTTCCCTGGAGGTCTGGGGTAGAGAGAGCATTCATTGTATGTTCCCTGGAGGTCTGGGGTAGAGAGAGCATTCATTGTATGTTCCCTGGGGGTCTGGGGTAGAGAGAGGATTCATTGTATGTTCCCTGGAGGTCTGGAGTAGAGAGAGGATTCATTGTATGTTCCCTGGAGGTCTGGAGTAGATAGAGCATTCATTGTATGTTCCCTGGAGGTCTGGAGTAGAGAGAGGATTCATTCTATGTTCCCTGGAGGTCTGGAGTAGAGAGAGGATTCATTGTATGTTCCCTGGGGGTCTGGGGTAGAGAGAGGATTCATTGTATGTTCCCTGGAGGTCTGGAGTAGAGAGAGGATTCATTCTATGTTCCCTGGAGGTCTGGAGTAGAGAGAGGATTCATTGTATGTTCCCTGGAGGTCTGGAGTAGAGAGAGGATTCATTGTATGTTCCCTGGAGGTCTGGAGTAGAGAGAGCATTCATTCTATGTTCCCTGGAGGTCTGGAGTAGAGAGAGCATTCATTGTATGTTCCCTGGGGGTCTGGAGTAGAGAGAGGATTCATTATATGTTCCCTGGAGGTCTGGAGTAGAGAGAGGATTCATTCTATGTTCCCTGGGGGTCTGGAGTAGAGAGAGGATTCATTCTATGTTCCCTGGGGGTCTGGAGTAGAGAGAGGATTCATTGTATGTTCCCTGGAGGTCTGGAGTATTGAAATGGTTTAATGTAAATATCTTATAGTGAATAGTGAACGGGTTCATGACAAATTCCCTTATAGTTGGGGTAATATAATGTATCACTACAAATGCCCTGGTGGTTCAGAATAAGGAAAAGATTCTTTATAATTTCCCTTGTGGGCTGGGGTGGTGAGAGGTTGAATATATGTTTCCTGGTGGCTGGAGTAGTGAAAAGTTTCATTACCCTGGTGGTATGGGGTCAGAAGTGCTGGTTAGGCTTCTCCTGAGGGTCCCGTGCGTGCCAGACCCCTTGGGAAAGAGGATCCTGCGCAGGGGGAGACCCAGTGCAGAAGATTCTTTGGATGACCACAATCGGGACTGTACCGGGGACATCACAGACCTATGCGGGACAGTTCCTGCTCAAAAAGGAGTGTTACTGGAGGGTCCGTCTTCATGGCGGTCATTGTCGGTTTCCATGGAGACACATGCATTTGTACAGGAGCTACAGGCACAGAATGGGAGACTTTTCACAAGACTCCGCAGCCTCTTCTGGACTACGTACTCTTTTGGCAAAGAAATGCTGCCGCTAGAAGTAGAGGCGGTCCGACATCCGCCCCAGAGTAGCGACCGTCCTCCATTACGACATTTCTGCCACTCGCTTTACTCTTTGTGTCATTAAATATTCTTTACCTCACTTGGAAGTGTTGGCTGATTCTTAGCACCGCTAACGTGTCCTCTCCAGCCCCCATGTCCTGGTGGGCCGGGGTACAACTGGGTGTGTGTACTGGAGTCTCTCACCTTCTTGTTTcctctcccctttttttttctcaTCTCCAATTTTTACCTGTTTAGTTGACAATGGCGGACGAGCCGCAGTACACAGCACATCGCCAAACCATGCCTGTGTCGCTGGTCACCAGGGAACATAGCGAGCCGCCTACTTCATACTATCATGATGTGAATGCAGGacagtgagggacagggggctcctatacagtTCCCCCTGCTGCGGgaccctttcacaggccgagtgcccaaactgtagccctaaacccaattttttttgcgAAGTGCCAACATGGCAATTTAACCAATTCTATTATGTAAACAATTGATTGTAACCttccctttgccgtcttctcttctcctcagcagggggcatcacactcatgcgtGTGTACCACACATGGAAGCTCAGCCGCTCCCCACTGCCCGCTCCAGACACAGCAGCTGGATTGTTCTTTATGGAAAAAAATGGAatccaatcagatgtcaccctgaaaTCCACATCcatatttcaaagtctgaacatctcaaaATCCCATGAAGACATACGAgttcctcccctcccccttcattacgtagttatgtccctcttcctgggccacttcctggtaaacatgtcccccatcctgatatatatttccttcattctggtatatttgtccccctcATGacttcatcctggtaaatgtacctggaGCACCACTGTTGGTCTTGGGAATtattcgtcaccgggctggtgaggGTCagaggatgtcacgggtggccctgcccggtttcgtgaccctgaggtgtccacCAAGGCGAATGGAGGATGGTGGGAGGAGgtggatgaaggggttgaggatgtagggagtagtagttgtctcgtgacgccacctgtggtacgcggccagggattagctgccactgaGGGtgttgtcctctggggcggatggaatTGCAgtcgggatggttctgctccccacaggtagagcttggccccagaaaggatgatgtgggtggtagtggccgttggcgccagaGCGCGGGGCGACAGCGCCAGCAATGATGGGCTGAtacagtggttgcggttcaaggtcttttactcacagtccggctgtcacccttggagtgatgggccccagccgatcccggataattcgaaGGTCACCGCCAGTGTTCCTACTGTGAGTAATTTCTGGTCGGGATCCCTCCAATCCCATgatggaatgtggaatgggctgcgggtgtttcctgcactctccgcagaccctggaatcccctgtaGCTCTGTAGAGCTTGGGCTGAACTACCTGCTCCAAGCCGTGGGTCTTCCAGTTCTCCAGAAGTATGAGGAAGAAAAATGCCTGGACCGAGGTTACTCTccttaccccaagctgtgcccggggctaactgcccAAGTGTGGAGATGCTCCTTCATTTTACCCAAGTGTTGcccgcccccaggtggttgtccttgtGACCAGGAAAatgccatgcctcgtgatggccacccccctgtccaccctaggccaatcccagtgggaaagcatctaactgtgtttggCTTGTGAATGTGaggaacaccagcgattaacctcttccttacccgggatgagtactgcaccttaagtgagatgcagtaccctgtggcgactgaagcctctggGACGCCACATACCCCCACAGCAAATCGCAGCATTTCGGGGCTGCAACAAAACAGAATTAGAACACCGCAGTTTTTGTTATGCAATGAACAATGagcaatcttccctttatgggaggcattatcAGTCAAAAATTTCAACAATAAACATTTactggtcagcagtgtgatcaaatGCAACAAAAAAGAAACATTAACATCTGGATAAGAAAACATTTACTCCTTCTTGGCTGCTGGTAGTGCCAGAAGGCCAGTCCCAACCCCCTGGCTCTGGATATTCAAGGGACATCCTCGAGCATAATGTCCAACCTTGTCGCAGCGCCGACAGATCGTCTGCCCGTTGGTATTGTAAAGGTCGGGAATCTGAGGCAGCGGTTTCTTCCACGTCGCCACCAAAGGAGGTCGTCAGCActagaagccagttcaatggttgcaatgtatatgaagtgaaagctgcacaccaaattcagagaaaaacaccaaaagaaactgagctgtaacaaatgttcagtgagcatgcaacattacaagcctgtgaatggcagcctcaagactagagaaaacaaggagaaaaactgtatgaaaaataccctgactataaataaataaattgcaagtgcttaataacagggtacttagtatatacatttttgcaaaaaggtaagaacctTTCCCACCgcgtcacatgcttgtaatgttgcatgttcacTGAACATttgctacagctcagttttttggtgtttttcgtctgttttcttgctttagtgcaagatgggggcgcagccctccttatactgagactgggcaatcaatctgcttcccactttgctgtgtatctaatctgggaccccgctgaccacttgttaccattcacattggagtttttgatagacacaagtcaggtatgtataatgtttttaactttagttggttagggactgtcccagatgggtacaccgtgacgaggtttgatggcttcttacctttttgcacaaATGTATATACTAAAGCCTTTCAatttcgcatgcgatatcgtatttgatgtgacaaacccccatcgtatgtgcagcacgttcaatttgttgaccgtgtcgcacaatcgattaaaagctgtcacaccatcatgttaccttccatacgacctcactgtgggcggcgaacatccacttcccggagtgggagggacgttcggcgtcacaccgacgtcacacggcagccggccaatagaagcggaagggcagagatgagcgggatgtaaagatcccgcccacctccttccttccgcattgccggcaggacgcaggtaagatctgttcatcattcccggggtgtcacacactgcgatgtgtgctgcctcgggaacattgaacaacccgacgtgcaatttttaggaaatgaacgacgtgtatgcattgAACTTAAGTAAGAgcttaagtaccctgttattaagcacttgcaatttatttatttatagtcagggtatttttcatacaatttttctctttgttttttttcaaattcagagaaatatgaacaagcataactgctctatgatacataaggaatgaaaaatacaactagccatatgaaaaatgaaaaaaaaaaattaaatgtgacattgcataactgctaaggattatttgaaaaaaagagatatttagctaatgtattgaccaattcattactgccccataaccacttcacgggaATCTTTTAAAATTTTAATTGTTATGccgtttttttctgtctgagaacccagtcccgccctttagccatgattattcaacttcctatatagccaggtccctggcttcccattcacagcaggtttcagccgcacatagaggtaacttttggttagggaccccgtaaataagagattaccgtgaagtggtcatcgggc from Anomaloglossus baeobatrachus isolate aAnoBae1 chromosome 12, aAnoBae1.hap1, whole genome shotgun sequence includes the following:
- the AQP10 gene encoding aquaporin-10; translated protein: MNMASWYFWEWAHKYLRLRNIVLRECLAEFLGVFVLLFITTAAVAQGVTSSETKGNFFCMYLAGAIAVVIAIYVSGGVSGGHLNPAYSLSLCVLGRFPWRKLPLYFLIQLLGSFTGAAATFALYYDAIQHYSRGNLTVYGPRETASIFSTYPAPYLSIRNGFLDQVMGTAMLMIGILAVCDPKNKPVPKGLEPIVIGMLVFSIGLSMGANCGYPINPSRDLGPRIFTCVAGWGADVFRAGNNWWWVPVVAPCVGGLLGSFIYQLLVAIHHPVENTDNEQVMKGVPPEKWREIPVYTINMDNSLSHQL